From the genome of Defluviitalea raffinosedens, one region includes:
- the metG gene encoding methionine--tRNA ligase, whose translation MKQWRVNMSKKTYYITTPIYYPSDKLHIGHSYTTVAADAMARYKRLRGYDVKFLTGTDEHGQKIERIAKQKGMTPKAYVDSIVTWIKELWKIMNISYDTFIRTTDDYHEKTVQKIFKKLYEKGDIYKSSYEGWYCTPCETFFTERQLKDGKCPDCGREVEKVKEESYFFRLSKYQDRLIEYIESHPEFIQPQTRQNEMINNFLKPGLEDLCVSRTSFKWGIPVEFDPGHVVYVWVDALSNYISALGYMSENDEEYKKYWPADVHLVGKEIVRFHTIIWPALLMALDEPLPRQVFGHGWLVIDGGKMSKSKGNVVDPKVLVDRYGSDAIRYFLLREVAFGQDGNFTNEALIQRINSDLANDFGNLLSRTVAMVDKYFNGTLPLSRKATAYDEELKNLARETVTKVEEYMEKLLFSDALTEIWNLIRRANKYIDETQPWVLAKDEEKKDELANVLYNLGEILRIVSIIVEPFMPTTPRKVWEQLSLCEGENTTWDSAKTWGSLPQDFTVKKGEILFPRIDMKVELEALEAAQNKAREESVAKAEEKKEEKEEQQVTEYISIDDFAKLDLRVGEVIQCEKVEKADKLLKSQIKIGNEVRQIVSGIAKYYTPEEMVGKKVIVVCNLKPVKLRGILSEGMILAASDENGNLVLASTDKDIESGAKVK comes from the coding sequence ATTAAACAGTGGAGGGTTAATATGAGTAAAAAAACTTATTATATTACAACGCCTATTTACTATCCCAGTGATAAACTTCACATTGGCCATTCCTATACAACCGTTGCAGCGGATGCTATGGCAAGGTATAAAAGACTTAGAGGATATGATGTGAAATTTTTAACAGGAACTGACGAACATGGTCAAAAGATCGAAAGAATTGCCAAACAAAAAGGAATGACACCGAAAGCGTATGTCGACTCTATTGTAACATGGATTAAAGAATTATGGAAGATAATGAATATCAGTTACGATACTTTTATTCGTACAACAGACGATTACCATGAAAAAACCGTTCAAAAGATTTTTAAAAAGTTATATGAAAAGGGAGACATATACAAAAGCTCCTATGAAGGCTGGTATTGTACGCCCTGTGAAACTTTCTTTACAGAAAGACAATTAAAGGATGGAAAATGTCCGGACTGTGGCAGAGAAGTAGAAAAAGTAAAAGAAGAAAGCTATTTCTTCAGATTGTCAAAATATCAAGACAGACTGATCGAATACATAGAAAGTCATCCTGAATTTATCCAACCTCAAACAAGACAAAATGAAATGATTAATAATTTCTTAAAACCTGGACTGGAAGATTTATGTGTTTCCAGGACTTCATTCAAATGGGGAATTCCTGTGGAATTTGATCCCGGTCATGTCGTATATGTATGGGTGGACGCATTGTCTAACTATATCAGTGCCCTTGGATATATGTCTGAAAACGATGAAGAATATAAAAAATATTGGCCGGCAGATGTACATTTGGTAGGAAAAGAAATTGTACGTTTCCATACCATTATATGGCCAGCACTTTTAATGGCTTTGGATGAGCCTCTTCCAAGACAGGTTTTTGGCCATGGATGGCTTGTTATAGACGGAGGCAAGATGTCAAAATCCAAGGGAAATGTGGTTGATCCTAAAGTATTGGTGGATCGTTATGGTTCTGATGCGATCCGATACTTCTTACTTAGAGAAGTTGCCTTTGGACAGGATGGAAACTTCACCAATGAAGCGCTGATCCAAAGAATTAACTCCGACCTTGCCAATGACTTTGGAAATCTTTTATCAAGAACTGTGGCCATGGTGGATAAATACTTTAATGGAACCTTGCCATTAAGCAGAAAAGCTACAGCATACGATGAAGAATTAAAAAACCTGGCTCGTGAGACCGTTACTAAAGTAGAAGAATATATGGAAAAACTCTTATTTAGCGATGCACTTACAGAAATTTGGAATCTTATCAGAAGAGCCAATAAATATATTGATGAAACACAGCCTTGGGTTTTGGCAAAGGATGAAGAGAAAAAAGACGAATTGGCTAATGTATTGTATAACTTAGGAGAAATTCTTCGTATTGTTTCCATTATTGTAGAACCCTTTATGCCGACAACTCCAAGAAAAGTATGGGAGCAGCTCTCTCTTTGTGAAGGAGAAAATACCACCTGGGACAGTGCGAAGACTTGGGGAAGTCTTCCACAGGATTTCACCGTTAAAAAAGGAGAAATACTCTTCCCAAGAATCGATATGAAAGTGGAGCTGGAAGCATTAGAGGCGGCACAAAATAAAGCCAGAGAAGAATCTGTAGCAAAAGCAGAAGAGAAAAAAGAAGAAAAAGAAGAGCAGCAAGTAACGGAGTATATATCCATTGATGATTTTGCAAAGCTGGATCTTAGAGTAGGAGAAGTCATTCAATGCGAGAAAGTAGAAAAAGCGGACAAGCTTTTAAAGTCTCAGATTAAAATTGGTAACGAAGTTAGACAAATCGTATCCGGTATTGCCAAATACTATACTCCTGAAGAAATGGTGGGTAAGAAAGTTATCGTAGTATGTAATCTAAAACCTGTAAAACTAAGAGGAATCTTGTCAGAGGGAATGATCTTGGCGGCTTCTGATGAAAATGGAAATCTCGTTTTGGCATCAACTGACAAAGATATTGAAAGCGGAGCGAAGGTGAAATAA
- a CDS encoding TatD family hydrolase, protein MYFESHAHYDDEAFNEDRDELLLSLKDSGIGYVIQSAANISSSKAGIELAKKYDFIYCAIGVHPHDTEELDEEKFKELKSLAAEEKVVAIGEIGLDYYYDNAPRDLQKYWFERQMELSKEVNLPVIIHSREASQDTFDLIEKVKPVGGVIHCYSGSVEMAKEYVKKGFYIGVGGTVTFKNAKKVVEVVKEIPLSSILIETDAPYLSPVPLRGKRNDSRNLKYVVEKIAEIKDITSEEVARITMENGKKLFKI, encoded by the coding sequence ATGTATTTTGAATCCCATGCTCACTATGATGACGAAGCGTTCAATGAAGACAGGGATGAGCTTCTTTTAAGTTTAAAAGACAGTGGAATTGGCTATGTTATTCAAAGTGCCGCGAACATTTCTTCATCCAAAGCGGGAATAGAACTTGCGAAAAAATATGATTTTATATACTGTGCCATAGGCGTTCATCCCCATGATACAGAAGAGCTAGACGAGGAGAAATTTAAGGAATTAAAGAGCCTTGCGGCAGAAGAAAAGGTTGTAGCCATCGGTGAAATAGGCCTTGATTATTATTACGACAATGCTCCGAGAGATTTGCAAAAATATTGGTTTGAGCGGCAGATGGAATTATCAAAGGAAGTAAATTTACCTGTCATCATTCACAGCAGAGAAGCAAGCCAGGATACTTTTGATCTCATTGAAAAGGTAAAGCCTGTAGGAGGCGTGATTCACTGTTATTCCGGCAGTGTCGAGATGGCAAAGGAATATGTAAAAAAAGGTTTCTACATTGGAGTGGGAGGAACAGTTACATTTAAAAATGCCAAAAAAGTAGTTGAGGTTGTAAAGGAAATCCCTCTATCATCTATTTTGATTGAAACTGATGCGCCTTATCTTAGCCCTGTTCCTCTCAGGGGAAAAAGAAATGACTCCAGAAATTTGAAATATGTTGTAGAAAAAATTGCAGAAATTAAAGATATTACCTCCGAAGAAGTTGCCAGAATCACGATGGAAAACGGAAAGAAATTATTTAAAATTTGA
- a CDS encoding 3D domain-containing protein: MNQKTRTLLLIIGMFLLGSSSVTAYQLMLKEVTVIDNDKLTLYKTPKTTVESFLQEQSITLSENDEMDVDPDDQIVEGMTITIHRAVPVEVTVDGKEKEVYTKTKTIEDFLEEQNIELGSKGNTNIPLEERIRPYMELEIQTYKEEFITEKAEIPYKTQTKETTNLPAGEKKVVQHGKKGILEKTIKIEYLGGKEQKREVVAEIVLSEPQDEIIEVGAQNTIKGSDGKIYKYKKVLTMNATAYTASYKDTGKYPGQPGFGITYTGTRARVGTVAVDPKVIPLGTKLYVEGYGYAVAEDIGGAIKGNKIDLYFNTLEEAVNFGRQQRKVYILAEQ, translated from the coding sequence ATGAACCAAAAAACAAGAACCCTATTGCTTATTATAGGTATGTTCTTATTGGGCTCAAGCAGCGTTACAGCATATCAACTGATGTTAAAAGAAGTAACGGTTATTGATAATGATAAGTTAACATTATACAAAACACCTAAAACTACTGTAGAAAGTTTTTTACAGGAGCAAAGTATTACATTAAGTGAAAATGACGAAATGGATGTAGACCCGGATGATCAAATCGTAGAAGGAATGACCATAACTATTCACAGAGCAGTTCCTGTTGAAGTAACAGTGGACGGAAAAGAAAAAGAAGTGTATACTAAAACAAAGACCATTGAAGATTTTTTAGAAGAGCAGAATATTGAATTAGGCAGCAAAGGAAATACCAACATTCCTCTGGAAGAAAGAATTCGTCCTTATATGGAATTAGAGATTCAAACCTACAAAGAAGAATTTATCACTGAAAAGGCTGAGATTCCATATAAGACTCAGACAAAAGAAACCACTAATCTTCCGGCAGGAGAAAAGAAAGTTGTACAGCATGGTAAAAAGGGAATCTTGGAGAAAACCATTAAGATCGAATATCTTGGAGGAAAGGAACAAAAAAGAGAAGTAGTTGCAGAGATTGTTCTAAGCGAGCCCCAAGATGAAATTATAGAAGTTGGTGCCCAAAACACCATAAAAGGGTCAGACGGAAAAATATATAAGTACAAAAAGGTTCTGACTATGAATGCTACAGCTTACACTGCAAGTTACAAGGATACAGGTAAATATCCTGGTCAACCAGGATTTGGAATTACATATACAGGAACCAGGGCAAGAGTTGGAACAGTTGCTGTGGATCCAAAAGTAATTCCACTGGGAACTAAATTGTATGTTGAAGGTTATGGATATGCTGTAGCGGAAGATATAGGAGGAGCTATTAAAGGGAATAAAATTGATTTATACTTTAATACTCTGGAAGAAGCCGTTAATTTCGGCAGACAGCAAAGAAAAGTATATATACTGGCAGAACAATAA
- the rsmA gene encoding 16S rRNA (adenine(1518)-N(6)/adenine(1519)-N(6))-dimethyltransferase RsmA: MDLIASPSKTKEILSKYPFVFRKKYGQNFLIDSHVLNKIIKGAQITEEDCVLEIGPGIGSLTQVLSFQAKKVIAVEIDDQLIPILNDTLGQYDNIKIIHGDILKIDLKKLIEEENSNQPIKVVANLPYYITTPIIMELLESKLPVKSITIMVQKEVAQRLAASPGSKDYGAISVAVQYYSKPCLLANVPHNCFIPRPNVDSAVIHLEVLNEPTVSVKDEALFFKIIKAAFSQRRKTLINSLYNQNVISISKEEMASILSRVGLDENIRGEMLSIDEFAKLSDALSEYLK, from the coding sequence ATGGACTTAATTGCATCCCCTAGTAAGACAAAAGAGATTTTAAGTAAATACCCGTTTGTGTTTAGAAAGAAATACGGACAGAATTTTTTAATTGATTCCCATGTTTTAAATAAAATCATAAAGGGCGCACAAATTACAGAAGAGGATTGTGTGCTTGAGATCGGTCCGGGCATCGGAAGCTTAACTCAAGTGTTATCTTTTCAGGCCAAAAAGGTCATAGCAGTAGAAATCGACGACCAATTGATACCGATTTTAAATGATACATTAGGCCAATATGATAATATTAAAATCATTCATGGGGATATATTAAAGATTGACTTAAAAAAGCTTATAGAAGAGGAAAACAGTAATCAACCCATTAAGGTAGTGGCTAATCTGCCTTACTACATTACGACCCCTATTATTATGGAACTTTTAGAGAGCAAGCTGCCGGTAAAAAGTATTACGATTATGGTTCAAAAAGAAGTTGCGCAAAGACTTGCAGCTTCTCCGGGCAGCAAAGATTACGGAGCTATTTCAGTTGCGGTCCAATATTATTCAAAGCCCTGTCTGCTCGCAAATGTTCCTCATAATTGCTTTATTCCAAGACCTAATGTAGATTCCGCTGTTATACATCTGGAAGTATTAAATGAGCCCACAGTATCTGTAAAAGATGAAGCATTATTTTTTAAAATTATAAAAGCAGCATTTTCACAAAGAAGAAAAACTTTGATCAATAGCCTATATAATCAAAATGTGATTTCTATTTCTAAGGAAGAAATGGCCAGTATACTGAGCAGAGTCGGTCTGGATGAAAATATTAGAGGGGAAATGCTTTCGATTGATGAGTTTGCTAAGTTATCCGATGCTTTAAGTGAATATTTGAAGTAA
- the uvsE gene encoding UV DNA damage repair endonuclease UvsE, which produces MYIRLGYVAIALGLPNVTSSSHLTFTRYQKLISEEEKINQLKKVTLSNLNDLYTILKYNIEHQVHFYRITSRLVPLATHPEVKDWRYRTFFKEDFKRIGELVKSHGMRVDTHPDQFNVLNSTREEVVEATIRDLMYHHALFEDMDYPLGKMVLHIGSTQGGKEKAMERFIENFNKAPKEIRDKLILENDDKSFTAKDVLSICKEIKAPMVLDIHHHLCNNEGEEPDLEAIFSTWEGTNLPPKIHLSSPKEGPKDRRHADYINPMDFIQFAEKVKEFNIDIDVMLESKKKDLSLFALVKDIKALKPEWQWADQTTLEI; this is translated from the coding sequence ATGTATATTCGGCTAGGCTATGTTGCAATTGCTTTAGGTCTTCCTAATGTTACATCTTCAAGCCATCTTACTTTCACCAGGTATCAAAAATTAATATCTGAGGAAGAAAAAATCAACCAATTAAAAAAAGTCACCCTTTCCAATCTAAACGATTTATACACCATTTTAAAATACAATATTGAACATCAAGTTCATTTTTATAGAATAACATCCAGGCTTGTTCCCCTTGCTACCCATCCCGAGGTAAAAGACTGGAGGTACAGAACTTTTTTTAAAGAGGATTTTAAAAGAATAGGAGAACTTGTAAAAAGTCACGGCATGCGGGTGGATACGCATCCGGATCAGTTTAACGTGTTAAACAGTACAAGGGAAGAGGTTGTGGAAGCTACCATAAGGGATCTGATGTATCACCATGCGTTATTTGAAGATATGGACTATCCTTTAGGGAAGATGGTTCTTCATATTGGTAGTACTCAGGGTGGCAAAGAAAAGGCTATGGAGCGGTTTATAGAGAACTTTAATAAGGCACCTAAAGAGATTCGGGATAAACTGATTTTAGAAAATGACGATAAAAGTTTTACAGCAAAAGATGTATTATCCATATGCAAAGAAATTAAAGCGCCCATGGTGTTGGACATACATCATCATTTATGCAATAATGAAGGGGAAGAACCTGATTTGGAAGCAATATTTTCAACATGGGAAGGGACAAATCTTCCTCCCAAGATCCATCTTTCAAGTCCTAAGGAAGGACCAAAAGACAGAAGACATGCGGACTATATTAATCCCATGGATTTTATTCAATTTGCAGAAAAGGTAAAAGAATTTAATATAGATATAGATGTTATGTTAGAATCAAAGAAAAAGGATTTATCCCTCTTTGCACTGGTAAAAGACATTAAAGCCTTAAAGCCGGAATGGCAGTGGGCGGATCAAACGACATTAGAAATCTGA
- the trmB gene encoding tRNA (guanosine(46)-N7)-methyltransferase TrmB produces MRLRKKKGVEELLTEFPNVITNANEYKGHWGELFFNNHPIHLEIGMGRGGFLTALSKKNPEVNYIGMERVATLVYDAVTRLGDYKPEHLKFIWNNAHNIEEIFAPSEIDRIYLNFSDPWPKQRHVKKRLTHRGFLEKYEEILKPQGEIHFKTDNEGLFLFSLEELKEKNWILKNITYDLHKDHNEDNVMTEYEKRFIAQGKKIFRLEAVSPKKQEAL; encoded by the coding sequence ATGCGTCTTAGAAAGAAAAAAGGGGTGGAAGAATTACTCACCGAATTTCCCAATGTTATCACCAATGCCAATGAATATAAAGGACATTGGGGAGAGTTGTTTTTTAATAATCATCCTATACATCTGGAAATAGGCATGGGAAGGGGAGGATTTCTGACGGCTTTATCAAAGAAGAATCCAGAGGTGAATTATATTGGCATGGAAAGGGTCGCAACGCTGGTATATGATGCAGTAACCAGGCTTGGAGACTACAAGCCGGAGCATTTAAAATTCATCTGGAATAATGCCCACAATATAGAAGAAATCTTTGCACCGTCAGAGATAGACAGAATCTATCTTAATTTCTCTGATCCCTGGCCAAAGCAAAGGCATGTTAAAAAAAGGCTTACCCATAGAGGGTTTTTAGAAAAATATGAAGAGATTTTAAAGCCTCAGGGGGAAATTCATTTTAAAACGGACAATGAAGGACTCTTTTTATTCTCATTAGAAGAGTTAAAAGAAAAAAACTGGATCCTTAAAAATATTACTTATGATTTGCATAAGGATCATAATGAAGACAATGTAATGACAGAATATGAAAAAAGATTTATTGCACAGGGGAAAAAGATCTTTCGTCTGGAAGCTGTTTCTCCAAAAAAACAGGAAGCCTTGTAG
- a CDS encoding peptidoglycan-binding domain-containing protein — MSKKFKQWMAGLLAASILIIPQNASAILLKQGMNGTEVKKVQTELKNLGYFKYPTATGYYGSITTDAVKAYQKAKGLTVDGIVGNNTYKSLFGSVPATSNTTNDASNGALDWFSKVQYIFPRGKNAKVTDIKTGKSFMIKRTFGTNHADVETLTKEDTKIMKEIWGGFSWERRAVVVEVDGTLLAGSMTAMPHAGVDSKPAVQVVDGRSGGYGRGQNLDSVKNNGIDGHVDIHFLNSRTHGTNTMQKIHQDKVKEAALYIANLAKK; from the coding sequence ATGAGCAAGAAATTTAAACAATGGATGGCAGGATTATTGGCAGCTTCTATTCTTATAATACCTCAAAATGCTTCTGCTATTTTACTGAAGCAGGGAATGAACGGAACAGAAGTTAAAAAAGTTCAAACTGAACTTAAGAATTTAGGATATTTTAAATACCCTACAGCGACCGGTTACTACGGCTCAATTACCACTGATGCCGTTAAAGCATATCAAAAGGCTAAAGGTCTTACTGTAGACGGAATTGTTGGCAATAATACATACAAGTCACTATTTGGAAGCGTTCCTGCAACTTCAAATACGACCAATGATGCTTCAAATGGTGCATTGGATTGGTTCAGTAAAGTTCAATACATATTCCCCAGAGGGAAAAATGCAAAGGTAACAGACATAAAAACAGGCAAATCTTTTATGATTAAAAGAACCTTTGGTACAAACCATGCCGATGTAGAAACTTTAACCAAAGAAGATACAAAAATTATGAAAGAAATCTGGGGAGGTTTCAGCTGGGAAAGACGGGCAGTTGTTGTTGAAGTGGACGGTACTCTCCTTGCCGGTTCTATGACTGCTATGCCCCATGCCGGAGTGGATTCAAAACCAGCTGTACAGGTTGTAGACGGTCGAAGCGGGGGATACGGCAGAGGCCAAAATCTTGATTCCGTAAAAAATAACGGCATAGATGGTCACGTGGATATTCACTTTTTAAACAGCAGAACCCACGGTACGAACACCATGCAAAAAATCCATCAGGATAAAGTAAAAGAAGCCGCTCTATATATTGCAAATCTTGCAAAGAAATAG